The following proteins are co-located in the Gossypium hirsutum isolate 1008001.06 chromosome A02, Gossypium_hirsutum_v2.1, whole genome shotgun sequence genome:
- the LOC107935961 gene encoding uncharacterized protein, protein MFLMGDLRDWSPEPNGVSSRDRYSSSSSSSSNQTGISAEYWRKAEEATQGIIARVQPTVVSEERRKAVIDYVQRLIRNYLGCEVFPFGSVPLKTYLPDGDIDLTAFGGLNFEEALANDACSVLEREDRNTAAEFVVKDVQLIRAEVKLVKCLVQNIVVDISFNQLGGLCTLCFLEQVDRLIGKDHLFKRSIILIKAWCYYESRILGAHHGLISTYGLETLVLYIFHLFHSSLDGPLAVLYKFLDYFSKFDWENYCISLNGPIPISSLPDIVVETPENGGGNLLLSNDFLRECVETFSVPSRGFDANSRIFPQKHLNIVDPLKENNNLGRSVSKGNFYRIRSAFTYGARKLGQILSQSEETLGDELRKFFSNTLDRHGNGQRPDVQDPAPLSRFRGLGATPSVSGTESCQEDQNFYESESSNSSTVTGNYRSSDNEGSLYKVNNGNMSERETDVGITFKEPQGSANASSISEIRLTGDAKDLATSRIQGLVISNDAHKSCPPNAADGFLSSSTVRHAPHLYFCNLSLDNGEIRNGNVECKQSENSGLSEENATSGILGESSEKMSADVHGDHSENLSVSSRGVQSPVGPKNHPLSLNSAWSSEDLYPGYSSNPASCNAAPSQELLSSLSDLCGDSDANIRSLSYGQWWIDYAFSAAVPPMSSPLVSQFQSKNSWDVVRKSGQFRRNAISPMSANGGVPRQAYYPINPPVLHGSGFGMEEMPKPRGTGTYFPNPNTNYYKDRSLAARGRNPASARSPRNNGRAITSPESNSPERSNREVAQMHSVNQGVGKSGSSELRHSGSEKALSPNSNGSMHQPDRLVEFGSMRALPLVPTFTEIGKPHNPGSPNAQNSTGMERLKSAASMDQDRILVQSFHLKNEEDFPPLSI, encoded by the exons atgtTTTTGATGGGCGATCTCCGAGATTGGTCGCCTGAACCAAACGGCGTCTCGTCAAGAGACAGGTATTCAtcgtcatcatcttcatcatcgaaTCAAACGGGGATTAGTGCGGAGTACTGGAGAAAAGCCGAGGAAGCAACGCAGGGGATCATAGCCCGTGTCCAGCCAACTGTTGTTTCCGAAGAGAGGAGAAAAGCGGTTATCGATTACGTTCAGAGATTAATTAGAAATTATCTTGGTTGTGAG GTATTTCCATTTGGGTCAGTGCCCTTGAAGACCTATCTTCCTGATGGAGATATTGACTTGACAGCCTTCGGTGGCTTAAACTTTGAGGAGGCTCTGGCAAATGATGCTTGTTCTGTCCTTGAAAGAGAAGATCGTAACACTGCTGCTGAGTTTGTGGTGAAGGATGTTCAATTAATTCGGGCAGAG GTTAAGCTTGTAAAGTGTTTAGTGCAGAATATTGTGGTGGATATCTCATTCAATCAATTAGGAGGACTATGCACCTTGTGCTTTCTTGAGCAG GTTGATCGTCTTATTGGAAAAGATCATCTATTTAAACGTAGTATTATACTTATCAAGGCTTGGTGCTACTATGAGAGTCGTATTCTGGGGGCTCATCATGGCTTGATTTCTACCTATGGTTTGGAGACTTTGGTGCTGTACATTTTCCATCTATTCCATTCATCCCTAGATGGCCCTTTGGCG GTTCTGTATAAGTTTTTGGATTACTTTAGCAAATTTGATTGGGAAAATTACTGCATTAGTTTAAATGGTCCAATCCCTATATCCTCCCTACCAGATATTGTGG TTGAGACACCTGAAAATGGTGGGGGAAATTTGCTGCTTAGCAATGATTTTCTCAGGGAATGTGTGGAAACATTCTCAGTTCCATCAAGGGGATTTGACGCTAATTCACGCATATTCCCTCAAAAGCATCTAAATATAGTAGATCCTCTAAAAGAAAACAATAATCTTGGTCGCAGTGTGAGCAAAG GGAACTTTTACCGAATAAGAAGTGCTTTCACTTATGGGGCTCGGAAGCTAGGGCAGATCCTTTCCCAGTCTGAAGAAACCCTAGGAGATGAACTTCGTAAGTTTTTCTCGAACACTCTGGATAGGCATGGAAATGGACAGAGGCCTGATGTTCAAGATCCTGCTCCATTGTCTAGATTCAGAGGACTTGGTGCAACACCATCAGTGTCAGGTACAGAGTCATGTCAAGAAGATCAAAACTTCTATGAATCAGAATCTTCAAATTCAAGTACTGTGACTGGGAATTATAGATCTTCTGATAATGAGGGATCATTGTACAAAGTCAATAATGGTAATATGTCTGAGAGGGAAACAGATGTTGGTATAACCTTTAAGGAGCCACAGGGTTCTGCAAATGCATCAAGTATTTCAGAAATCCGTCTCACAGGGGATGCTAAAGACCTGGCAACCTCCAGAATTCAAGGTCTTGTAATTTCAAATGATGCACATAAATCTTGCCCTCCAAATGCAGCGGACGGTTTTCTCTCATCAAGTACTGTAAGGCATGCACCTCATCTCTATTTTTGTAACTTGTCTTTGGATAATGGAGAGATAAGAAATGGAAATGTGGAGTGCAAACAGTCTGAAAATTCTGGTTTGTCTGAAGAGAATGCGACTTCTGGTATTCTTGGTGAAAGCAGTGAGAAGATGAGTGCTGATGTACATGGTGATCACAGTGAGAATCTGTCAGTTTCTAGTAGAGGGGTTCAGTCCCCTGTTGGACCGAAGAATCATCCATTGAGTTTGAATTCTGCTTGGTCATCCGAGGATCTATATCCTGGGTATTCTAGTAATCCAGCTTCATGTAATGCTGCTCCAAGTCAGGAACTTTTGAGCTCATTGTCTGATCTCTGTGGGGATTCCGATGCTAACATACGCAGTTTGAGTTATGGCCAGTGGTGGATTGACTATGCCTTTAGTGCAGCTGTTCCTCCAATGTCTTCACCTTTGGTTTCTCAGTTCCAGAGCAAGAACTCATGGGATGTAGTACGCAAGTCAGGGCAGTTCAGGCGAAATGCAATTTCCCCAATGAGTGCCAATGGTGGTGTCCCTCGACAAGCCTACTATCCTATTAACCCTCCAGTTCTACATGGTTCTGGCTTCGGAATGGAAGAAATGCCAAAGCCTCGTGGAACGGGGACATACTTCCCCAATCCTAATACG AACTATTACAAGGATAGGTCCTTGGCAGCAAGGGGAAGGAACCCAGCATCGGCAAGATCTCCTCGCAACAATGGCCGTGCCATTACATCCCCAGAGTCAAATTCACCAGAGAGAAGCAACCGTGAGGTGGCACAAATGCATTCAGTAAATCAGGGTGTTGGAAAATCAGGGTCATCGGAACTCCGCCACTCTGGTTCTGAAAAAGCATTATCCCCTAATTCCAATGGCTCAATGCATCAACCAGACAGGCTTGTAGAATTCGGGTCAATGAGGGCCCTACCTTTGGTTCCAACCTTTACAGAAATTGGCAAGCCGCATAATCCAGGATCTCCTAACGCTCAAAACTCAACTGGAATGGAAAGGCTAAAATCAGCCGCGAGCATGGATCAGGACAG GATACTTGTACAATCATTCCATTTAAAAAACGAAGAAGATTTCCCTCCTTTATCCATCTGA